Genomic segment of Paenalkalicoccus suaedae:
TCCATAAAGTCGTCCGATTAATCCCTAATCTTTGCGCTGCTTTCGATTGATTCATGTTTTCTTCCTTCATTACAAGGTGAACGATGTCTGTTGTAATATCTTCCAAGGTCTTCGATAAATCTATTGGCGCGCTATGTTCGGGGGTATTTTGCTCATTTAACACTTCTGCAACTACGTCTTCAGATAAGTAATTATCTGTTGCATGTTTGACTAATTTTTTTACGATTTTCTTTAGCTGTTCAATGTTTTCAGGGAAAGAATAATTGTGCAACAGCTCAAGTGCAGCCGGCTTTATACCTACTACTTGCTTTCCGTAGGAGGAGTTATAGTTTCCAATGAAGATACGGATGAGCTCATCTAAATCTTCGGAACGCTCTTGAAGACGCGGCATATGCAAAATGGAGCCTTCGATGAGGAACGTTTTATGTGCATCCGGAAGTTCTTCAATTTGATCTTCAGAAGTAAAAGAGAAAATGAATCGTGTACCCATCGCGATTTTTTTGAGCTGGAGAATTCTTTCGCGATTGGCAGTGTCGAGGTTTTCAAAGCCTCTTATATAGATTGTTCCGTTACGATCTTCTTCTAGAGATTCTAAAAGTGGTGTAAGATCGGTCGTGATTTTATCCTTTATATGAAGCTGTAGGAAATCCTTCTCTCTATTTAAACCTTCTGTGTGAATAGCGTTCGCGAAAAACTGCTTCCCTGTACCCTCTTCTCCGATGATGGTGATTGGCGCTGTCTCTAAGAGAAGTTTGTTGGCTTTTGCAATAAGCTTTTCAGTAGCTTTGCTATTTGCAACAATTTGCGCAAAGGAAACTGGGAACAGTGGATTTCGGTATAGTCGCACACCAGATTCGATGGAGCGATCACTTGAATGTGCATTCAGCTTCACATACATGTACATTTTGCCTTGAGAGTGAAATTTTCCACTTTGAAGCGGATATGTTTTGTTTTTAATGGTTATCCACTTTGGGAATGCCTGTTTTGTTTGATACGTAAACATCGCATCGTAAATATCCTTCCAAGGTGACTCGATGAATAACTGCCTTGTTATATCGTCTATAGACTTTCCATTTATATTTGCAAATGCACTGTTGCAATAATAGACCTCGCCATCGTCTTCAAAAATGACGATCGCATCCTGCTCCTGCAAAAGATAGCTTTGATACACGGAATCGCGCTGTTGCTGATTTTTCACCATACGCGCCATATCACGAACTTGGTCAAACGCGCTAACTACCGCTTCTCTCCCTGAGGTGATAAGCATGCCTTGAACGCCAGACTCTTGCGCGACTCGAGTGGTGACAGTATCTCCAAGGATAATTTGTGATCCGTTTGCTGTTGCATTTTTCACCGCTTCTTTAACATCACTCTCGTTATGCACGATCGTATACGCGATATCCATGTTGAGTAAGTCAGCAATGGATACAACTCCCTCACAAACGTTAGGAAAACCGATTACCTGTACCTTTCTGTTGTACGGTTTGATCAAGGTTAATGAGCGGATAATATCGTATCCAGAGACTTGAATTTCTACTACTGGGATCGATGTATATTGCTTCAGTAATCGCGCCGTTCCTCCGCGGCTAATAATAAAATCTATGCGTTCCGTGGTTGCAGCTTGAGAAACCAGGGCGATTGCCTCTGTCAAATCTGCCTCCTTCACAACTATATCTAAGTCAGTTTGCTCCGAAGCTAACTGGGTACCTAATTCTTTGAGCCCTCGATATGGGGCTATGAATAAAACATGAACGGACATAGTCCACCTCCTAAAAGTGTTGCATTTTACAATAGTTTATCACACTTTCACCCGAAAATCTGACAAAGTTTAGTAATAATTTTGTCGAATGGTTTCTATTTACAGGTGATTTTGTCTAGGCTATGGTGAATATGGGAGGTGTTATATGATCATTAAACATAGAAAGACACCTGCGTTTTTCCCTCAATATGAATCTCTCCTTCGTAGGTTGCAGACGAATCATCCGGTTTATCCGAGCGTCGAGGACCAGTTTTCTCAATTTAAAGCTGGTTTCATTGGCGAAAAATCGGTTGATTACCCACTTTCCTTTTTGTCTGCTTCCACCTATCACATATTCCATCAAGTTAGATTACACTCACAGGGTCATTACTTTGAGGTAGATACGCTACTTCTATGCCAGCAGTTTGCTCTTGTTTTAGAGATTAAGAATTATAAGGGTGCGCTTCGGTTTGATTTAGAACGAGCGGTGTTGCATAAGGCAACGCCCGAAAAAGGAAACGAGGTGTATGATTGTCCAGTTTTACAGGCTGAAAGGCAGGCTATTCGATTTAAGGAGTGGTTAGGCGAGCAGTCTGTTACGAATTTGCCTGTTTATCACCATGTGCTGCTCGCTCATAAGGAGTCGACGATACTGAATGAGGAGAGACTTGCTCATGTTTCTCGTGTCGAACATGTCACGCATGTAGTTAATCAGATTGAGGCGCTAAGTTTAGATGACGCGATCACGCCTGCGGTGATGAAGAAGGTTGGTCGTAGCATTGTGCAACATACGGTACCTAAGCGAGAGTATTTGTTGCAGAAATTTGGTATTGGCGCTGAGGATTTGATACACGGGGTTCATTGCAGGAAGTGTGGCTCGTTTGATGTGCTGCGGGCATCGGGCAAGTGGACGTGCATAAAGTGTAGTTATGCGAGTAAGGAGATGCATGTTGCGACAATTGCTGATTTTAAGAATTTGATTGGGATGCAATTTGCAACGCTGGAGATGAAGCAGTGGGTTGGGATTAAGGACTCACGAACTATTTTGCGTATGCTGGATAATATTGCTGTTAAGCATAGTGGATCTACGTGTAAGGCGAGGTACACTTTTAAGAATTGAGTGGTAGATTATTAGATTGAACTTTTGGCAATCTGGTTATAAAGAGCGAGATGCTAAACTGCTGTGCTGTTAAGACCATTGCTAGAGTGTCGTATAGAGTTTTATAAATTAGATCTGCTTTTTACGGTCCTTTATTCTAAGATCATATTGCTAAACTGCCATTCTGTTAAACCCCATGTGAGGGTGCAGCATGGCAGTTGGGCAATTTGAGACAACGTTCGTTTATGAAGTGGCTTACTAGTGGCCTTGTAAACTAAACTGTGTAAGTAAGAGTGCGTACGACTTTTACTTCGCAGTTTAGTTTTTTATTGTTAAGATAAATTCATATGGTTGGAGGAGGATGGGTATGGTGAAAAAGGATCGAAATGCTAAAGCGAGTGAGTTGGCAAAACAGATACTAGAGACGTATGAGCCTGAATCCGTTCAAGATATGCAGGAAGCCCTTAAAGATATCTTTGGTCCAATGTTTGAATCTATGCTAAAAGGCGAGATGAATCACCATCTAGGTTACCAATCTAACAGTAAAGAAGAGAAAGAATCACTAAACAGAAGAAATGGTTATGGGAAAAAGACGCTTCAAACGAGCTCTGGTGAACTGGACATTCAAGTGCCACGTGATCGAGACGGATCATTTGAACCTCTTCTTGTCCCAAAGCGTAAAAAGAATCTCTCTGAGATGGAGGATAAGGTAATCTCGATGTACGCGAGAGGTATGTCACAACGTGATATCTCCTCTACAATTGAGGAGATCTATGGCTTTTCCATCTCTCACGAGATGGTCTCAGACATCACAGACAGTGTGATGCCAGATCTTGAAGAGTGGCAGTTCCGTCCACTTCAAAGCTGTTATTCATTTCTGTTTGTAGACTGTATGTATACCACCATTCGTAACCACCACGAGACGAGAAAGTATGCCGTTTATACGATTCTCGGTTATACACTTGAAGGTAAAAAAGAGATTTTAGGTTTGTGGCTAAATGAAACAGAAAGTAAACACAAATGGA
This window contains:
- a CDS encoding sigma-54-dependent Fis family transcriptional regulator — encoded protein: MSVHVLFIAPYRGLKELGTQLASEQTDLDIVVKEADLTEAIALVSQAATTERIDFIISRGGTARLLKQYTSIPVVEIQVSGYDIIRSLTLIKPYNRKVQVIGFPNVCEGVVSIADLLNMDIAYTIVHNESDVKEAVKNATANGSQIILGDTVTTRVAQESGVQGMLITSGREAVVSAFDQVRDMARMVKNQQQRDSVYQSYLLQEQDAIVIFEDDGEVYYCNSAFANINGKSIDDITRQLFIESPWKDIYDAMFTYQTKQAFPKWITIKNKTYPLQSGKFHSQGKMYMYVKLNAHSSDRSIESGVRLYRNPLFPVSFAQIVANSKATEKLIAKANKLLLETAPITIIGEEGTGKQFFANAIHTEGLNREKDFLQLHIKDKITTDLTPLLESLEEDRNGTIYIRGFENLDTANRERILQLKKIAMGTRFIFSFTSEDQIEELPDAHKTFLIEGSILHMPRLQERSEDLDELIRIFIGNYNSSYGKQVVGIKPAALELLHNYSFPENIEQLKKIVKKLVKHATDNYLSEDVVAEVLNEQNTPEHSAPIDLSKTLEDITTDIVHLVMKEENMNQSKAAQRLGINRTTLWRKLNKDIK
- a CDS encoding IS256 family transposase produces the protein MGMVKKDRNAKASELAKQILETYEPESVQDMQEALKDIFGPMFESMLKGEMNHHLGYQSNSKEEKESLNRRNGYGKKTLQTSSGELDIQVPRDRDGSFEPLLVPKRKKNLSEMEDKVISMYARGMSQRDISSTIEEIYGFSISHEMVSDITDSVMPDLEEWQFRPLQSCYSFLFVDCMYTTIRNHHETRKYAVYTILGYTLEGKKEILGLWLNETESKHKWMQIFDEIKSRGVEDIFFISMDGVSGLEEGAKAVFPEVVVQRCIVHLIRNSVRYVPYKDYRAFTKSLKTVYGAPNLKACRKAFDEFEKQWTQYPGAIDVWRRNLQHVEQLFDYGSAIRRIMYTTNAVESVHSSFRKVTKKGAFPHENALLKLLFLRIRELEVKWATGFVPNWAQVLNQLLINESLQTRAAKYLE
- a CDS encoding nuclease-related domain-containing protein, whose amino-acid sequence is MIIKHRKTPAFFPQYESLLRRLQTNHPVYPSVEDQFSQFKAGFIGEKSVDYPLSFLSASTYHIFHQVRLHSQGHYFEVDTLLLCQQFALVLEIKNYKGALRFDLERAVLHKATPEKGNEVYDCPVLQAERQAIRFKEWLGEQSVTNLPVYHHVLLAHKESTILNEERLAHVSRVEHVTHVVNQIEALSLDDAITPAVMKKVGRSIVQHTVPKREYLLQKFGIGAEDLIHGVHCRKCGSFDVLRASGKWTCIKCSYASKEMHVATIADFKNLIGMQFATLEMKQWVGIKDSRTILRMLDNIAVKHSGSTCKARYTFKN